The following are encoded in a window of Collinsella aerofaciens genomic DNA:
- the dpaL gene encoding diaminopropionate ammonia-lyase produces MADKIQWAGNTMPKSDDKHLGIMSLDHVKKARAFHQSFPQYTVTPLARLDGQAARLGLSNLCVKDESYRFGLNAFKVLGGSFAMANYIADETGKDVAECTFDYLTSDQLAKDFGQATFFTATDGNHGRGVAWAANRLGQKAVVHMPKGSTKPRFDNIAAEGATVTIEEVNYDECVRMAAAEADACERGVIVQDTAWEGYEKIPSWIMEGYGTMASEAAEQLREMAINRPTHVFVQAGVGSLAGAVVGYFTNLYPDNPPTFVVVECAPAACLYKGAAAGDGDPRIVDGDMPSIMAGLCCGEPNILGWDILRNHATAFVSCPDWVTARGMRTLGAPEKGDPRVISGESGAVTTGLVETLMLDPEYAELKELIGLDKTSSVLCFSTEGDTDPDQYRRIVWEGEYPTC; encoded by the coding sequence ATGGCCGATAAGATCCAGTGGGCGGGCAACACGATGCCCAAGAGCGATGACAAGCACTTGGGAATCATGAGCCTCGACCACGTGAAGAAGGCCCGTGCCTTCCACCAGTCGTTCCCCCAGTACACCGTCACTCCGCTTGCCCGCCTGGACGGCCAGGCCGCGCGCCTGGGCCTGTCCAACCTGTGCGTTAAGGACGAGAGCTATCGCTTTGGCCTCAACGCCTTTAAGGTCCTGGGCGGCTCGTTTGCCATGGCCAACTACATTGCCGACGAGACCGGCAAGGACGTTGCCGAGTGCACCTTCGATTACCTGACCTCCGATCAGCTTGCCAAGGACTTTGGCCAGGCCACCTTCTTTACCGCCACCGACGGCAACCATGGCCGCGGCGTGGCATGGGCTGCCAACAGGCTCGGCCAGAAGGCCGTCGTGCACATGCCCAAGGGTTCCACCAAGCCCCGCTTCGATAACATCGCCGCCGAGGGCGCCACGGTGACCATCGAAGAGGTCAACTACGACGAGTGCGTGCGCATGGCCGCCGCCGAGGCCGACGCCTGCGAGCGCGGCGTCATCGTTCAGGACACCGCCTGGGAGGGCTACGAGAAGATCCCGTCCTGGATCATGGAGGGTTACGGCACCATGGCTTCCGAGGCTGCCGAGCAGCTGCGCGAGATGGCCATCAACCGCCCGACGCACGTGTTTGTCCAGGCTGGCGTGGGTTCGCTCGCCGGCGCCGTGGTGGGCTACTTCACCAACCTGTATCCCGATAACCCGCCCACCTTCGTCGTGGTCGAGTGCGCTCCGGCCGCCTGCCTGTACAAGGGCGCTGCCGCCGGCGACGGCGACCCGCGCATCGTGGACGGCGACATGCCCTCCATCATGGCCGGCCTGTGCTGTGGCGAGCCCAATATCCTGGGCTGGGATATCCTGCGCAACCACGCTACCGCCTTCGTGTCCTGCCCCGACTGGGTCACCGCTCGCGGCATGCGCACCCTAGGCGCCCCCGAGAAGGGCGACCCGCGCGTCATCTCCGGCGAGTCCGGCGCTGTGACCACCGGCCTGGTCGAGACCCTCATGCTCGATCCCGAGTACGCCGAGCTCAAGGAGCTCATCGGCCTGGACAAGACGAGCTCCGTGCTCTGCTTCTCCACCGAGGGCGACACCGATCCCGACCAGTATCGCCGCATTGTTTGGGAAGGCGAATATCCCACTTGCTAA
- a CDS encoding helix-turn-helix transcriptional regulator has product MTPSQIEFYKRLAHGLALQFGPNCEVVVHDLETEDVDHSIVVIENGHVSGRKLGDGPSHIVLESMHDGTTDVHDREPYLTKTADGKLLKSSTIFIRNDEGKPVGILGINFDITLMKAFERSLDAFTGTGGTGYTEPEPITKNIGDLLEDLLRECEQFVGKPAALMTKDERIRAIGYLDRRGAFLISKSSERACEFFGISKYSFYSYLNEAKAATGDK; this is encoded by the coding sequence ATGACCCCGTCACAGATTGAGTTTTACAAGCGCCTCGCACACGGTCTGGCGCTCCAGTTTGGCCCCAACTGCGAAGTCGTCGTCCACGATCTGGAGACCGAGGACGTGGACCACTCCATCGTAGTGATCGAAAACGGCCACGTCAGCGGGCGCAAACTGGGTGACGGTCCCAGCCATATTGTGCTTGAGTCCATGCACGATGGCACCACCGACGTGCACGACCGCGAGCCATACCTCACCAAAACCGCCGATGGCAAGCTGCTCAAGTCCTCGACCATCTTTATCCGCAACGACGAAGGCAAGCCCGTCGGCATTTTGGGCATCAACTTTGACATTACGCTTATGAAGGCTTTTGAGCGCTCGCTCGACGCTTTCACCGGCACCGGCGGCACGGGCTATACCGAGCCCGAGCCCATCACCAAAAACATCGGCGACCTGCTCGAAGACCTACTGCGCGAGTGCGAACAGTTTGTGGGCAAGCCCGCGGCGCTCATGACCAAAGACGAGCGCATTCGTGCCATTGGCTACCTCGACCGTCGCGGTGCCTTCCTCATTTCCAAGTCGAGCGAGCGCGCCTGCGAGTTCTTTGGCATCTCCAAGTACAGCTTCTATAGCTACCTCAATGAGGCCAAGGCGGCGACCGGCGACAAGTAG
- a CDS encoding nucleotidyl transferase AbiEii/AbiGii toxin family protein — translation MKEVKKPTSRRNLDIAIDRLCTDLGEEPGRVKRLIAAVVVGQMLPDGAAKGGNALKIRFGKDVTRFSRDLDTARASSLNDYMTKLEDSLTIGWNGFSGAIVPREPASPKGIPTAYVMRPFEIKIAYNGKSWMTLPLEVGHNEIGDADDPDMVSSPEAAAILKGLGFPEPGPVPCMRLEHQIAQKLHAASSPGSERAHDLIDLQIAISNGEIDYLKTREVCIRLFTYRAEQEWPPMISRGVGWDSLYFSQAEGLNVLPTVDDAVAWANDLIAKIDSAR, via the coding sequence GTGAAGGAAGTCAAGAAGCCAACCAGCAGACGTAACCTTGACATAGCGATAGACCGACTCTGCACTGATTTGGGCGAAGAACCGGGCCGTGTTAAAAGGCTCATTGCGGCCGTTGTTGTTGGGCAGATGCTACCCGATGGAGCCGCAAAGGGTGGAAATGCCCTGAAGATTCGCTTTGGGAAGGATGTCACGCGGTTCTCGCGCGACCTCGATACCGCTAGGGCATCCTCACTGAACGATTACATGACGAAGCTTGAAGATTCGCTCACTATAGGCTGGAACGGATTCTCGGGTGCCATTGTTCCGAGGGAGCCCGCATCTCCGAAGGGAATTCCAACTGCTTACGTCATGCGTCCGTTCGAAATCAAGATTGCCTACAATGGTAAATCGTGGATGACGCTGCCGCTTGAGGTCGGTCATAACGAAATCGGCGACGCCGACGATCCCGATATGGTTTCCTCGCCTGAAGCTGCGGCAATATTGAAAGGTCTCGGGTTTCCCGAACCGGGGCCGGTTCCGTGCATGAGGCTCGAGCATCAGATTGCCCAGAAACTTCATGCTGCGAGCAGCCCCGGCAGCGAGCGCGCCCATGATCTGATAGATCTCCAGATTGCAATTTCCAACGGGGAAATTGATTACCTAAAAACTCGAGAGGTTTGTATCAGACTCTTTACGTATCGTGCGGAGCAGGAGTGGCCTCCAATGATCTCGAGGGGAGTGGGCTGGGACTCACTGTATTTCTCCCAGGCGGAAGGACTTAACGTTTTGCCGACTGTCGATGATGCCGTGGCATGGGCGAACGATTTGATTGCAAAAATCGATTCTGCTCGTTAG
- a CDS encoding type IV toxin-antitoxin system AbiEi family antitoxin domain-containing protein, which yields MKHFDEIFELAADGYGIVTAAQAREIGVTTGELSRWCATGKLMRRGHGVYKLTQWVPTPRDVFAEAVALVGDEGFLWGESVLSMHALALVDPRAVTVATPKRIRRKLPAWVKTVPAPENAKTTFYEGIPSQCVADAIEACKGSVMTERLIEATKHAQAEGLITSNEHERLMKELS from the coding sequence ATGAAACACTTTGATGAAATATTCGAACTGGCGGCAGATGGCTACGGCATCGTGACTGCTGCGCAGGCACGCGAGATTGGCGTAACCACCGGAGAACTGAGCCGATGGTGTGCCACTGGGAAATTGATGCGCCGAGGACATGGAGTGTACAAGCTCACCCAATGGGTTCCGACGCCCCGTGACGTCTTTGCGGAGGCAGTGGCTCTTGTTGGTGACGAGGGTTTCCTGTGGGGCGAATCAGTGCTTTCTATGCATGCACTTGCACTTGTTGATCCTCGTGCCGTGACCGTGGCAACACCAAAGCGTATTCGCCGCAAACTGCCAGCTTGGGTAAAAACAGTGCCCGCTCCAGAGAATGCGAAAACGACGTTCTATGAAGGAATCCCTTCTCAATGCGTTGCTGATGCGATTGAGGCTTGTAAGGGGTCCGTTATGACCGAACGCCTCATCGAGGCAACCAAGCACGCTCAAGCCGAGGGCCTTATTACCTCCAATGAGCATGAGAGACTGATGAAGGAGCTGTCGTGA